The DNA sequence GCCTGCGCGGCACCCGCACGGACGGCGCGCCATTCGACGACCTGATGCGCGTCACCACCGGCTACCGCGATGCCGGTCTGCGCTGGCTGATCGCGCTCGAGCACGTCTCTCACGAACACGTCTCTCACGGAACGGAGGAGCGGTCATGAAGTACGTCCTGTTCATCTGCACGCCGGTCGGCGGCGAGGAACTCAGCCCCGAGGAGATCGCCGAGGACCCCCGCTTCACCTCGTACATCGACGAGGTCCGCAGCCGTGACGTCGTCAAGGGCGGGGCCCGCCTGCGACCGCACACCGACGCCACGACCGTCCGCGTCCACGGCGACGAAGTGCTGCTCAGCGACGGGCCGTTCGTGGAGTCCAAGGAGTACGTCGCCGGCATCGACATCATCGAGGTCGCCGATCTGGACGAGGCCATCTCGCTGGCGTCCCGGCATCCGGCGGCCCTCGGCGGCGGCTCCGTCGAAGTGCGGCCGGTTTGGGAGTGAGCGCCGCGAACGACGTCGAGAAGGCCGTCGCCGAGGCCTTCCGCGAGGAATGGGGCCAGGTCGTCGCCACCCTGATCCGGGTGACCGGCGACTGGGACCTCGCCGAGGAGTGCGCCCAGGACGCCTTCGCACAGGCCCTCGACCGGTGGCGGCGCGACGGAGTGCCGCGCCGCCCCGGCGCCTGGCTGACCACGACCGCCCGCAACCGCGTCCTGGACGTACTGCGCCGGGAGGCGGTGGGGGCGGCGAAACTCCGGGAGGTGGCGGTGCTGGCCCGCGACGAACCGCCGTACGGATCCGAGAACGACAGCGGTGACGGCAGCGGGGTGCAGGACGACCGGCTGCGGCTGATCTTCACCTGCTGTCACCCCGCGCTGCCCATCGAGGCCAGAGTCGCGCTGACACTGCGCACGCTCGCGGGGCTGACCACACCGGAGATCGCACGCGCCTTCCTCGTCCCCGAGGCGACCATGGCGCAGCGCCTGGTGCGCGCCAAGCGGAAGATCCGCAACGCCGGAATCCCGTACCGGATCCCGCCCGCGCACCTCCTGCCCGAGCGCACGACGGGCGTGCTCGGTGTGATCTACCTGCTGTTCAACGAGGGATACGCGGCCACCGCCGGCGCCGATCTCGTCCGTACGAACCTCTGCGCCGAGGCGATCCGCCTGGCCCGCGTGCTGGCCCGGCTCATGCCCGACGAGCCCGAGGTGCTCGGCCTGCTCGCGCTCCTGCTGCTGCACGACGCCCGCCGTCACACACGCGTGGACGCCGCCGGCGACCTGGTGACCCTGGAGGACCAGGACCGTACGGCCTGGGACCGAGCCGAGGCCGACGAGGGCGCCGCTTTGCTGGAGACCGCACTGCGGCGAGGCCGCCCCGGGCCGTACCAGATCCAGGCCGCCATCGCCGCCTGCCACACCACCGCGCCCAGCGCCGAGGAGACTGACTGGGCCGACATCGCCGCCCTGTACGGCGAGTTGGCGCGCCTGGTGCCCTCCGCCGTGGTCCGCCTGAACCGAGCGGTGGCCGTCGGCATGGCCGACGGCACGGACGCGGGCCTCGCCCTGGTCGGGGAGCTGGAGGAGGAGGGCGACCTGGCCGGGTACCACCTGCTGCCGGCCACCCGCGCGGATCTGCTGCGCCGCAGTGGCCGTACGGACGAGGCGGCGCAGGCGTACCGCAGCGCGCTGGAGCTGGTGGAGAACGACGCGGAACGGAGGTTCCTCGAAAGGCGGCTCGCGGAGTGTCGATCCGGGTGACGGCCGTTCGTCAGTGGGGTGAGAACGCCCTTCGGCGGCGCCGACCACGCCCTTACGACATGGGAGTCCGCCAGGCGGTCATGCCGACTGCGCCGCCGCCTCCTTCGCGATCTGGTCGAACTGCGCGCCCATCGCCTCGGCCAGCGCCTGCAAGCCCGACAGCGGACGGATCATGACCATGAAGTCGTCGATCAGCCCGTCCTCGTTGACGTGCAGGAAGTCGCACCCGGTGATCTCCCGGTCGCCCACGCGCGCGGTGAAGACCAGGGCGTGATCGCGGCCGCCCGGGTCGTTGATCTCGCGCACATAGCGGAAGTCCTCGAAGACCCGCACCACAGCGCGCAGGATCGCCGCCGTGATCGCCTGGCCGGCGTACGGCTTGAACACGGCCGGGCTGGTGAAGACGACGTCCTCCGCCAACAGGGCCTCGACGGCTTCGGCGTCGCCTGCTTCCACCGCCTCGCGGAACGCGCGCATCGGATCACCTCATAGTCAAATAGTTGAGTAGGTGCCGATGAGAATAATCACCTGCTGTTAACGTGTCCACATGTCCCTCAAGTACGCCGTCCTCGCCGCCCTGCTGGAGGGCGAGGCCTCGGGTTACGAGCTGTCGAAGGTCTTCGACGTCTCGTTCGCCAACTTCTGGCCCGCGACCCCGCAGCAGCTCTACCGGGAGCTGGAACGGCTTGCGCAGGACGGTCTCGTCCAGGCCCGGTTCGTGCAGCAGGAACGACGGCCGAACAAGCGGATGTTCACGCTCACCGAGGCCGGACGCGAGGACCTGCGGGCCTTCGCCGCCGAGCCGCCCCGGCGGCCCACCGCCATCCGCGACGAACTCCTGATCAAACTCCAGGCCATGGAGGACCCCGAGGTCACCCGCGCCCTGATCGAGGAGCGCAGGACCTGGTCGCGTGGCAAGCTCGACCGCTACGAACGCGTCCGCGACCGCCTTCTCGACGGGCGGACCGAGGACGAGTATCTGCGCGAGTCGGACCGCATCGGGCCGTATCTCACGCTGCTCGCCGGAATCTCCTTCGAGCAGGAGATTCTGCGCTGGTGCGAGCGCGTTCTCACCGTTCTGCAGCACCGAGTGGCCACGGGGTGACGCGGATGTTCAGCCCCGAAGGCCCCTCCCTGCGCGAACTCGCCGTCCAGGCCCTGTCGTCCGTCGAGCGGGGATACGACCTGCTCGCCCCCAAGTTCGACCACACGCCGTTCCGCACGCCGGATTCCGTGCTGCGCGCGGTCACGTCGGCGCTCGGCCGCACGGGCCCGTACGACGACGGCCTCGACCTGTGCTGCGGCACGGGCGCGGGTGTCGACGTGCTGGCCGAGGTGTGCCGGCGCAGCGTCACCGGCGTCGACTTCAGCGCCGGCATGCTCGATGTCGCCCGGCGACGGGTGCGGGTCGGGGAGCGGCGCGTCGGCTGGGTTCGTGCCGACGCCCGCGCCCTGCCGTTCGCCCCGGCTTCGGCTTTCGACCTCGTGGTGAGCTTCGGGGCGTTCGGGCATTTCCTTCCCCGCGAGCTGCCGGGCCTGTTCGCCCAGGTCCACTCCGTCCTGCGGCCCGGCGGGTGCTTCGCCTTCCCGGTCGTGGCTCCGCCCCGCCCCGCGTCCCTCGGCTACTGGATGCTGCTGGGCTTCGACACGGTGATGCGGGTGCGCAACGCCGTGTGGCGGCCGCAGTTCGTCATGTACTACCGGGCCTTCCGGCTCGGGGAGGTACGCGACGAACTGGCCCGCGCCGGCTTCGAGGTGGAGTCGCAGGCCCTGCCCGAGTTCGGACGGCGGCGGGACGGGAGCCCCCGTGTGCGGATGGTGGTGGCGCGACGCCCGGACCAGGTGGGTCAGACCGCCGCGGGCAGCGTGAACTCGTAGACCAGAGCGTCCTGTTGGGCGTCCATCACCAGGTCCGTGATCTCCAGTGGGCGGGCGTACTGGTCGTGCACGCGCCGGGTGACCCGCACCGAGGGTGCGCCCGGGAGCCGCGTGATGGTGTCCCGGTGGTGGAGGGCGAGGCCCGCTTTGCGCATCCAGTCGTAGGCGCGGCGCAGTTGGGCGGACGCGGTGCCCTCGGTGCGGTCGCCGTCGGCGCGGTCACGGCAGCGGGCGAGCTCCGCCACCTCGGCGAGGGCCACCGCCGAGAACGACGTCACTGCCGTCCGCCGGCCACGACCGTCGGCGCCGGCGGACTCGTACCGGTGCACCAGGGTCGCCCGGTGCGTGGCCAGCCCCAGGGCCGCGGCGTGCTCCGGCGGGGGAGTCTCCCAGGCGACCGTCGCCCGGTCCACCGCGCCCGGGCCGGCCGGCCGGGCCCCGACCGGGAAGGTGAGGGTCGACGGGGTCTCGACCGGCGGACCGGACAGGGTGGCATGGCTGCCCCGACGGTCGGTGGCGACCAGGCCCCGGTGGCGCAACACCTCCAGCGCCTGCCGTACGGTCTCCCTGCTGACCTCGTAGTGGAGCGCCAACTGCCGTTCCGACGGCAGCCGTTCACCGGGCGGGATGGTTCCGTCGCTCAGCTCGTCGAGCAACCGGGTGGCGACTCTCCAGTACAGCGGCTGCGCTTCGGTGAGGGGGCGGTCGTGCGGGGTGGTGCGGGCCATGCCGCGCCTCCTGTTGGTGACGTGTTGTAGCCATGCGGGTTCGTTGCGCCACCAGATCTAAGCATTGGTCTAAACCACGGCGGAAGGGTGGTCTGTCACTTCGGCCGAAACGGTCCGCGCGGACAGGCCGTCACAGGGCGCCGTACAGGGCGTCGATCAGCGCCATCTTCCGCGGGTCGTCGGCGATATGAGGCCCCATCCGGTTCATCACATAGCCCAGTGACACCCCGGCCTCCGGGTCGGCCAGACCGCAGGAGCCGCCGAAGCCGTCGTGTCCGAAAGCCCGCGGGTTGGGCCCGTACGACCCGTTGGCCCCGCTCAGCCACAGGCCGAGCGCGACCTCCGTCTCGCTCTCGAACCCGGCCCCGAGTGCCAGATCCCGGCAGGCACCCTGCCCCTCACGCACCCGCTCGGCCGCCTCGGGGGAGAGGATGCGCCGGCCGTCGTACGACCCGCGCCCCGCGAAGATGCCGTACAGGGCGGCGACCGCCCGAGCCGTGCCGTGCCCGTTCGCGGCGGGTACCTCTGCAGCCCGCCACTCGACCGAGTTGGCCTGAGCCGCCCCCACGGCTGGATTGGCCAGCGCGGCGATGGCGGCAGGCGCCAACTGGCTGAAGATCGCCGCCTGTTCACTGCTCGACGCGACCGGCGCATGCACCAGCTCGGCCGCCCGTGCGTACTCCTTCTCCGGCAACCCGATCACGAAGTCGATGCCGAGCGGCCCGGTCACCTCACGGTCCAGGAAGGCCCCGGGCAGTAGCCCCGAGACCCGCCGCACGACCTCCCCGACCAGGAAGCCGTACGTCAGTGCGTGATATCCGGACTGCGTCCCCGGCGCCCACCACGGCTCCATCGCCGCGAGCCGCTGGGTCGTCAACTCCCAGTCGCAGAGCTGCTGAAGCGAGTGCGGCTCCCGCAGCCCGGACAGACCGGCACGGTGCGACAGGAGATGCCGTACGAGGATCTGCTCCTTGCCCGCGGCGGCGAACTCCGGCCAGTACGCGGCCACCGGCGCGTCCAGGTCGAGCAGCCCCCGGTCGGCGAGGATGTGCGCGCACAGCGCCGTCGGTCCCTTGGACGTCGACCACACGTTGACCAGCGTGTCGCGCTCCCAGGGGCGGCTGTGTGCCGCGTCGGCCCAGCCGCCCCACAGGTCCACCACGGTCTCGCCGCCGACCCTGACGGCGACCGCGGCGCCCAGCTCCCCGCGCTCCCGGAAGTTCGCCTCGAACGCCGTCCGCACCGCCGCGAACTGCGGATCGCAGTGCCCGTGCACCTGTGCCTCTTGCTCCGCCATGGCCCACCCCTAGTCGTCCGCACCTAGTCGTCCGCAGAC is a window from the Streptomyces sp. NBC_00299 genome containing:
- a CDS encoding nuclear transport factor 2 family protein; translated protein: MRAFREAVEAGDAEAVEALLAEDVVFTSPAVFKPYAGQAITAAILRAVVRVFEDFRYVREINDPGGRDHALVFTARVGDREITGCDFLHVNEDGLIDDFMVMIRPLSGLQALAEAMGAQFDQIAKEAAAQSA
- a CDS encoding RNA polymerase sigma factor, with the translated sequence MSAANDVEKAVAEAFREEWGQVVATLIRVTGDWDLAEECAQDAFAQALDRWRRDGVPRRPGAWLTTTARNRVLDVLRREAVGAAKLREVAVLARDEPPYGSENDSGDGSGVQDDRLRLIFTCCHPALPIEARVALTLRTLAGLTTPEIARAFLVPEATMAQRLVRAKRKIRNAGIPYRIPPAHLLPERTTGVLGVIYLLFNEGYAATAGADLVRTNLCAEAIRLARVLARLMPDEPEVLGLLALLLLHDARRHTRVDAAGDLVTLEDQDRTAWDRAEADEGAALLETALRRGRPGPYQIQAAIAACHTTAPSAEETDWADIAALYGELARLVPSAVVRLNRAVAVGMADGTDAGLALVGELEEEGDLAGYHLLPATRADLLRRSGRTDEAAQAYRSALELVENDAERRFLERRLAECRSG
- a CDS encoding GntR family transcriptional regulator — protein: MARTTPHDRPLTEAQPLYWRVATRLLDELSDGTIPPGERLPSERQLALHYEVSRETVRQALEVLRHRGLVATDRRGSHATLSGPPVETPSTLTFPVGARPAGPGAVDRATVAWETPPPEHAAALGLATHRATLVHRYESAGADGRGRRTAVTSFSAVALAEVAELARCRDRADGDRTEGTASAQLRRAYDWMRKAGLALHHRDTITRLPGAPSVRVTRRVHDQYARPLEITDLVMDAQQDALVYEFTLPAAV
- a CDS encoding PadR family transcriptional regulator, translated to MSLKYAVLAALLEGEASGYELSKVFDVSFANFWPATPQQLYRELERLAQDGLVQARFVQQERRPNKRMFTLTEAGREDLRAFAAEPPRRPTAIRDELLIKLQAMEDPEVTRALIEERRTWSRGKLDRYERVRDRLLDGRTEDEYLRESDRIGPYLTLLAGISFEQEILRWCERVLTVLQHRVATG
- a CDS encoding class I SAM-dependent methyltransferase codes for the protein MFSPEGPSLRELAVQALSSVERGYDLLAPKFDHTPFRTPDSVLRAVTSALGRTGPYDDGLDLCCGTGAGVDVLAEVCRRSVTGVDFSAGMLDVARRRVRVGERRVGWVRADARALPFAPASAFDLVVSFGAFGHFLPRELPGLFAQVHSVLRPGGCFAFPVVAPPRPASLGYWMLLGFDTVMRVRNAVWRPQFVMYYRAFRLGEVRDELARAGFEVESQALPEFGRRRDGSPRVRMVVARRPDQVGQTAAGSVNS
- a CDS encoding serine hydrolase domain-containing protein, coding for MAEQEAQVHGHCDPQFAAVRTAFEANFRERGELGAAVAVRVGGETVVDLWGGWADAAHSRPWERDTLVNVWSTSKGPTALCAHILADRGLLDLDAPVAAYWPEFAAAGKEQILVRHLLSHRAGLSGLREPHSLQQLCDWELTTQRLAAMEPWWAPGTQSGYHALTYGFLVGEVVRRVSGLLPGAFLDREVTGPLGIDFVIGLPEKEYARAAELVHAPVASSSEQAAIFSQLAPAAIAALANPAVGAAQANSVEWRAAEVPAANGHGTARAVAALYGIFAGRGSYDGRRILSPEAAERVREGQGACRDLALGAGFESETEVALGLWLSGANGSYGPNPRAFGHDGFGGSCGLADPEAGVSLGYVMNRMGPHIADDPRKMALIDALYGAL
- a CDS encoding YciI family protein, with the translated sequence MKYVLFICTPVGGEELSPEEIAEDPRFTSYIDEVRSRDVVKGGARLRPHTDATTVRVHGDEVLLSDGPFVESKEYVAGIDIIEVADLDEAISLASRHPAALGGGSVEVRPVWE